One stretch of Malus domestica chromosome 14, GDT2T_hap1 DNA includes these proteins:
- the LOC103455335 gene encoding F-box/kelch-repeat protein At1g74510, with protein sequence MLEGPSYLVSRELPSSCEQESKWIYNTHRVMELSNNKRPIEDDDEITLRKVCKLSDALLGGDVIMDLNGLPPAKDQSNDGHQGGGNSDSSSLIHQLGRDISINCLLRCSRSDYGSIASLNKNFRSLIRSGELYTLRRKVGIVEHWVYFSCSLLEWEAFDPDLRRWMHLPRMASNECFMCSDKESLAVGTELLVFGKEITSHVVYRYSILTNTWSSGTEMNTPRCLFGSASRGEIAILAGGCDPRGNILNSAELYNSETGTWLTLPSMNKPRKMCSGVFMDGKFYVIGGIGVGDQKQLTCGEVYDLGKGTWTEIPNMFPGRNAGAPEAPAAAAAPPLLAVVNNILYAADYAEQEVRRYDKERNMWITVGSLPERAASMNGWGIAFRACGDRLIVIGGPRALGGGTIELNSWVPDGGPPQWNLLARKPSGSFVYNCAVMGC encoded by the coding sequence ATGTTGGAAGGTCCTTCCTATCTTGTGTCAAGGGAGTTGCCCAGCTCTTGTGAGCAAGAGAGCAAATGGATTTACAATACTCACCGTGTTATGGAGCTCTCAAACAATAAGCGCCCCATTGAAGACGATGATGAAATCACATTGAGGAAGGTATGCAAGCTATCGGATGCTCTTCTGGGAGGGGATGTGATTATGGATCTGAATGGTCTTCCCCCTGCCAAGGACCAGTCAAATGACGGGCATCAGGGAGGTGGCAATTCTGATTCAAGTTCACTGATCCACCAACTTGGCCGGGATATCTCAATCAACTGTCTCCTTCGCTGCTCGAGGTCTGATTATGGCTCTATTGCCTCGCTGAATAAGAACTTCCGCTCTCTGATTCGGAGTGGGGAGCTGTACACACTGAGGCGGAAAGTGGGCATTGTTGAACATTGGGTTTACTTCTCTTGCAGCCTCCTGGAATGGGAGGCATTTGATCCAGATCTCCGACGTTGGATGCATTTACCTAGAATGGCGTCAAACGAGTGTTTCATGTGTTCAGACAAGGAGTCGTTAGCCGTTGGTACGGAACTTCTTGTTTTTGGAAAGGAAATAACGTCCCATGTTGTTTATAGATACAGCATTTTGACCAACACATGGTCATCGGGCACTGAGATGAATACACCTAGATGCTTGTTCGGTTCTGCAAGCCGTGGGGAAATTGCAATTCTCGCAGGTGGTTGCGATCCACGTGGCAATATCTTGAACTCTGCTGAACTTTATAATTCCGAAACAGGAACTTGGCTGACTCTTCCTAGCATGAATAAACCTAGAAAAATGTGCTCTGGGGTATTTATGGATGGGAAGTTTTATGTCATTGGTGGGATAGGAGTGGGCGACCAAAAGCAACTTACGTGTGGAGAGGTGTACGATTTGGGGAAGGGGACTTGGACTGAGATACCTAACATGTTCCCTGGAAGAAACGCTGGGGCACCTGAGGCACCTGCTGCAGCTGCGGCACCTCCTCTTTTGGCAGTTGTAAATAACATATTGTATGCTGCAGATTATGCAGAACAGGAGGTTAGGAGATATGATAAGGAGAGGAACATGTGGATCACTGTTGGGAGTTTGCCTGAGCGTGCAGCCTCGATGAATGGTTGGGGAATAGCATTTAGGGCATGTGGAGATCGGTTAATTGTAATTGGTGGACCTAGGGCCTTAGGCGGAGGGACAATTGAACTTAATTCTTGGGTCCCTGATGGAGGCCCACCACAGTGGAACCTGCTTGCTAGAAAACCTTCTGGCAGCTTTGTGTATAATTGTGCGGTGATGGGATGCTGA